The proteins below are encoded in one region of Pseudoduganella armeniaca:
- a CDS encoding sensor histidine kinase: protein MTLFRSLHRAAALLLLMAVLLPARAAAGPPADYTHTAWGSLQGAPVDVLKFAQGPDGWLWITTATGLYRYDGVRFERSDSVHGQRLYSTNVLGLLAARDGALWVGYRLGGVTVLRPDGARTYMEADGLPGGAVFHIAEGPDGTVWVAARDGVARLRPGHERFEPQGAAVGLPARRMFQILFARDGTQWVAAQGGAFFRRPGAVRFTQAWPRTTLMAMAEGPDDTIWASDDKGRYYRLHTTEPAQAPRPEYTASGMHFDRAGQMWLLQPDAVERVGAPPAQRLTLQNGLSGALPQTFFQDREGSIWIGTSAGLDRLRPNRLRALATPRHFDHPGMIAGPDGTVWVGDYAGHVAAYTADGNARPLLRSGFAAAHRAPDGTYWIGDDQALHRRTADGAWQTIASPEGLRGLDPQALLQADDGALWASFSGGGLFRLQGGRWTRDGGLAGFPAALAMVMARGADGTVWMGHARNQVSLVGRDGRVRRLDARHGLRLGTVLALTPDGATMWAGGEAGTALYRDGRFLALHGGGGETFRGVSGIVRLAGGDLWLHGADGIYRIGADALARWMRDPAQPVAFERFGALDGLRGHASQLRPLPSLVLAPDGQLWFATGSAIALLDPARIPRNPLPPPVLIRELTAAGRHYPLAGPAVTLAQGADTLQIGFTALSLAMPERVRLRYRLEGVDHGWQEAVGRREAFYTNLAPGTYRFHVIAANEDGLWNDAGAVLDIRIPPTFVQTPWFVVLLALGGAALLFAAYALRMRHVTRRLAERMQERMHERLAERSRIARSLHDTLLQAVQGLIMSFHAHVRQLPPGTRERERLDLALDRADRLLVEGRDQIMDLRASAPPPDLAEALREFAAGLAEPGAHAFEMTVTGLRQPLRPQVSEEIQAIAREALCNAARYAQAERIVLEVDYGSAAFTLRVRDDGRGLDAAVAQAGGRPGHWGLVGMRERAAAIGASLRMASGPGQGTALEVTLPAALAYGIEEHGRAAQPASWGTEQHHASAHEWDQSQRG from the coding sequence GTGACCCTTTTCCGCTCCCTGCACCGCGCTGCTGCCCTGCTGCTCCTGATGGCCGTCCTGCTGCCCGCCCGGGCCGCGGCCGGGCCGCCGGCCGACTACACCCACACGGCGTGGGGCAGCCTGCAAGGGGCGCCGGTGGACGTGCTGAAATTCGCCCAAGGGCCGGACGGCTGGCTGTGGATCACCACCGCCACGGGCCTGTACCGCTACGACGGCGTGCGCTTCGAGCGCAGCGACAGCGTGCACGGCCAGCGCCTGTATTCGACGAATGTCCTGGGCCTGCTGGCGGCGCGTGATGGCGCGTTATGGGTAGGCTACCGGCTCGGCGGCGTCACGGTGTTGCGTCCGGACGGCGCGCGCACGTATATGGAGGCCGACGGCCTGCCGGGTGGCGCCGTGTTCCACATCGCCGAGGGGCCGGACGGCACCGTCTGGGTGGCGGCGCGCGACGGCGTGGCGCGGCTGCGGCCGGGCCACGAGCGCTTCGAGCCGCAGGGCGCGGCCGTCGGCCTGCCGGCGCGGCGCATGTTCCAGATCCTGTTCGCCCGCGACGGCACCCAGTGGGTCGCGGCGCAAGGCGGCGCGTTCTTCCGCCGTCCGGGCGCGGTCCGCTTCACGCAGGCCTGGCCGCGCACCACGCTGATGGCGATGGCCGAGGGGCCGGACGACACCATCTGGGCCAGCGACGACAAGGGCCGCTACTACCGCCTGCACACGACCGAACCGGCGCAGGCGCCGCGCCCCGAGTACACGGCCAGCGGCATGCATTTCGACCGCGCCGGCCAGATGTGGCTGTTGCAGCCGGACGCGGTCGAGCGGGTCGGCGCACCGCCGGCGCAGCGGCTGACCTTGCAGAATGGCCTGTCCGGCGCACTGCCCCAGACCTTTTTCCAGGACCGCGAGGGCAGCATCTGGATCGGCACGTCGGCGGGGTTGGACCGGCTGCGGCCGAACCGGCTGCGCGCGCTGGCGACGCCAAGGCACTTCGACCATCCCGGCATGATCGCCGGGCCGGACGGCACCGTCTGGGTCGGCGACTACGCCGGCCACGTGGCAGCCTACACGGCGGACGGCAACGCCAGGCCGCTGTTGCGCAGCGGTTTCGCGGCCGCCCACCGCGCGCCCGACGGCACCTACTGGATCGGCGACGACCAGGCACTGCACCGGCGCACTGCCGACGGCGCGTGGCAGACGATCGCCTCACCCGAGGGCCTGCGCGGCCTCGATCCGCAAGCCCTGCTGCAGGCCGACGACGGCGCCTTGTGGGCCTCGTTTTCCGGCGGCGGCCTGTTCCGCCTGCAGGGCGGCCGCTGGACCCGCGACGGCGGCCTGGCCGGCTTCCCTGCCGCGCTGGCGATGGTCATGGCGCGTGGCGCCGACGGCACGGTGTGGATGGGCCATGCGCGCAACCAGGTCAGCCTGGTCGGTCGCGACGGGCGCGTGCGCCGGCTGGATGCGCGCCACGGGCTGCGGCTTGGCACCGTGCTGGCGTTGACGCCCGATGGCGCCACGATGTGGGCCGGCGGCGAGGCCGGCACGGCCTTGTACCGCGACGGCCGCTTCCTCGCGCTGCACGGCGGCGGCGGCGAGACGTTCCGCGGCGTGTCGGGCATCGTGCGGCTGGCTGGCGGCGACCTGTGGCTGCATGGCGCCGACGGCATCTACCGGATCGGTGCCGATGCGCTGGCGCGCTGGATGCGCGATCCGGCGCAACCGGTCGCGTTCGAACGCTTCGGCGCCCTGGACGGCCTGCGCGGCCACGCCTCGCAACTACGGCCGCTGCCCTCGCTGGTGCTGGCGCCAGACGGCCAGCTGTGGTTCGCCACCGGCAGTGCCATCGCGCTGCTCGACCCGGCGCGCATTCCCCGCAATCCCTTGCCGCCGCCCGTACTGATCCGCGAGCTGACGGCCGCCGGGCGCCACTACCCGCTGGCCGGGCCCGCCGTCACGCTGGCGCAAGGGGCGGACACGCTGCAGATCGGGTTCACGGCGCTGTCGCTGGCGATGCCGGAACGCGTGCGCCTGCGCTACCGGCTGGAAGGCGTCGACCACGGCTGGCAGGAAGCGGTCGGACGGCGCGAGGCGTTCTACACCAACCTGGCACCGGGCACGTACCGCTTCCACGTCATTGCCGCCAACGAGGACGGCCTGTGGAACGACGCCGGCGCGGTCCTCGACATTCGCATCCCGCCGACCTTCGTGCAGACCCCATGGTTCGTCGTGCTGCTGGCGCTGGGCGGCGCGGCGCTGCTGTTCGCCGCCTACGCGCTGCGCATGCGCCACGTGACGCGCCGCCTGGCCGAACGCATGCAGGAGCGCATGCACGAGCGCCTGGCCGAGCGCTCGCGCATCGCCCGCTCGCTGCACGACACGCTGCTGCAGGCGGTGCAGGGCCTGATCATGTCGTTCCACGCCCACGTGCGCCAGCTGCCGCCCGGCACGCGCGAGCGCGAGCGGCTCGACCTGGCGCTGGACCGCGCCGACCGCCTGCTGGTCGAAGGACGCGACCAGATCATGGACCTGCGCGCCAGCGCACCGCCACCCGACCTGGCCGAGGCGCTGCGCGAGTTCGCCGCCGGCCTGGCCGAACCGGGCGCGCACGCATTCGAGATGACGGTGACGGGACTGCGCCAACCGCTGCGGCCACAGGTCAGCGAGGAAATCCAGGCGATCGCGCGCGAGGCCCTGTGCAACGCGGCCCGCTATGCGCAGGCCGAGCGCATCGTGCTGGAGGTGGACTACGGCAGCGCGGCCTTCACCCTGCGCGTGCGCGACGACGGCCGTGGCCTCGATGCCGCGGTGGCCCAGGCAGGCGGGCGGCCCGGCCACTGGGGCCTGGTCGGCATGCGCGAACGGGCCGCCGCGATCGGCGCCAGCTTGCGCATGGCGAGCGGGCCGGGCCAGGGCACGGCGCTGGAGGTGACGTTGCCGGCGGCGCTGGCGTATGGGATCGAGGAGCATGGCCGCGCGGCGCAACCGGCCAGCTGGGGGACGGAGCAACACCACGCAAGCGCGCACGAGTGGGATCAATCGCAACGCGGTTGA